Proteins from a genomic interval of Diaminobutyricimonas aerilata:
- a CDS encoding thioredoxin domain-containing protein, with the protein MNRLADAVSPYLRAHAGNPVDWWPWGEEAFAEARRRDVPVLISIGYATCHWCHVMARESFSDPQVAAQLNERFVSIKVDREEHPEVDASYITAAGAFTRELGWPLTVFATPEGRTFYAGTYFPPQPMVGRPSFPQLLDAVTEAWTQRREQAEGTAAAIAEALAARPAAAGTNLPDEAALAAAVAGLASHEDPQFGGFGGAPKFPVATVLGFLAARGAHGDANADGLVRRTLDAMAASPLRDPVEGGFFRYATQRDWSDPHYERMLYDNALLLRVAARLGSREVAEGVARFLLEVLRVPGGFASAQDSESEIDGRRVEGGYYKLDADERTRQKPPALDEKVLTGWNGLAIEALVEAGERLDRPDLIDAARGALDELLERHLRDGRLARASSAGRLSDAVPTLEDFGMLAGALLRVATATGEVRYAELARQFADAAIAAGAESGLPFAAAGGADPVLAARGLALPLDPSEGAYPSGVSAMGAACATLFALTADPRYSDAARAAVGAVATQALQSPIAFGATLELATRLAAPLEQLVVVAPEGRADDPVVTTARRMARGVVAVVTPQQAAAWSSAGFELLEGRTARDGRATAYLCRDFVCRLPEVEAERLASQVSEPLGG; encoded by the coding sequence ATGAACCGGCTCGCGGATGCGGTCAGCCCCTATCTGCGGGCCCACGCCGGCAACCCCGTGGACTGGTGGCCGTGGGGCGAAGAGGCGTTCGCGGAGGCGCGGCGCCGCGACGTGCCCGTACTCATCTCCATCGGGTACGCCACCTGCCACTGGTGCCACGTCATGGCCCGGGAGAGCTTCAGCGATCCGCAGGTCGCCGCGCAGCTCAACGAGCGCTTCGTCAGCATCAAGGTCGACCGCGAGGAGCATCCCGAGGTCGACGCGAGCTACATCACCGCGGCGGGCGCGTTCACGCGTGAGCTCGGCTGGCCGCTCACCGTCTTCGCGACCCCGGAGGGTCGCACCTTCTACGCCGGCACCTACTTCCCGCCGCAGCCGATGGTCGGGCGCCCGTCGTTCCCGCAACTGCTCGACGCGGTCACCGAGGCGTGGACCCAGCGCCGCGAGCAGGCCGAGGGCACCGCCGCCGCGATCGCCGAGGCGCTCGCGGCGCGACCCGCTGCCGCGGGCACGAACCTGCCCGACGAGGCGGCGCTCGCCGCCGCCGTCGCCGGGCTCGCGAGCCACGAAGACCCGCAGTTCGGCGGATTCGGCGGCGCCCCGAAATTCCCCGTCGCGACGGTGCTCGGCTTCCTCGCCGCGCGCGGCGCCCACGGCGACGCGAACGCTGACGGCCTCGTGCGCCGCACGCTCGACGCCATGGCGGCGTCGCCGCTGCGCGACCCCGTCGAGGGCGGCTTCTTCCGCTACGCCACCCAGCGGGACTGGTCCGACCCGCACTACGAGCGGATGCTCTACGACAACGCGCTGCTGCTGCGCGTCGCCGCGCGGCTCGGCTCGCGCGAGGTCGCCGAGGGCGTGGCGCGCTTCCTGCTCGAGGTGCTGCGCGTGCCGGGCGGCTTCGCGTCGGCGCAAGACAGCGAGAGCGAGATCGACGGCCGCCGCGTCGAGGGCGGGTACTACAAGCTCGACGCCGACGAGCGGACGCGGCAGAAGCCGCCCGCGCTCGACGAGAAGGTGCTCACCGGCTGGAACGGACTCGCCATCGAGGCGCTCGTCGAGGCGGGGGAGCGGCTCGACCGACCCGACCTCATCGACGCGGCGCGTGGGGCGCTCGACGAACTGCTCGAACGACACCTGCGCGACGGTCGGCTCGCCCGCGCCTCATCCGCGGGCCGGCTCTCGGATGCGGTCCCCACCCTCGAGGACTTCGGGATGCTCGCCGGGGCGCTGCTGCGCGTCGCCACCGCGACGGGCGAGGTGCGCTACGCCGAACTCGCCCGACAGTTCGCGGATGCGGCGATCGCGGCCGGGGCCGAGTCGGGGCTGCCGTTCGCGGCGGCCGGCGGCGCCGATCCGGTGCTCGCAGCCCGCGGGCTCGCCCTGCCGCTCGACCCGAGCGAAGGGGCCTACCCGAGCGGCGTCAGTGCCATGGGGGCGGCGTGCGCGACCCTATTCGCGCTCACCGCCGATCCCCGGTACTCCGACGCCGCTCGGGCGGCCGTGGGCGCCGTCGCGACGCAGGCCCTGCAGAGCCCGATCGCGTTCGGCGCGACGCTCGAGCTCGCGACGCGTCTGGCGGCGCCGCTCGAGCAGCTGGTGGTCGTGGCGCCCGAGGGGCGCGCCGACGATCCGGTCGTGACGACCGCGCGGCGCATGGCACGCGGGGTCGTCGCCGTGGTCACCCCCCAGCAGGCCGCCGCCTGGAGCAGTGCGGGATTCGAACTGCTCGAGGGGCGCACCGCCCGCGACGGGCGGGCGACGGCATACCTGTGCCGGGACTTCGTCTGCCGGCTGCCGGAGGTGGAAGCCGAGCGGCTCGCGAGTCAGGTCAGCGAACCGCTCGGCGGCTGA